A genomic region of Lachnoclostridium edouardi contains the following coding sequences:
- a CDS encoding type III secretion system chaperone family protein, which yields MSITETVKSIAEEARWSIQEWNGMIKIDADSQNGTWQTFCKILEEEKRFCYYSLCPVNAPKEKIPYMAEVLTRINYGLKVGNFEMDYETGEIHFKTYVDFFGEEDEKPALAQCIYANIMSFDNYFPKLLQAIHGGEEGKEEFLKTL from the coding sequence ATGAGTATAACAGAAACAGTAAAATCCATTGCAGAGGAAGCAAGATGGAGTATTCAGGAATGGAACGGAATGATTAAAATTGACGCAGACAGCCAAAACGGAACATGGCAGACCTTCTGCAAGATTTTGGAGGAGGAAAAAAGGTTCTGCTACTATTCTCTTTGTCCGGTAAACGCGCCAAAGGAGAAAATCCCTTATATGGCGGAGGTGCTCACCAGAATTAATTATGGGCTGAAGGTGGGAAACTTTGAGATGGATTATGAGACAGGAGAAATTCATTTTAAAACATATGTAGATTTTTTTGGCGAGGAAGATGAAAAGCCGGCTTTGGCCCAGTGCATTTACGCCAATATTATGTCTTTTGACAATTATTTTCCAAAACTGCTTCAGGCGATTCACGGCGGAGAGGAAGGAAAAGAAGAATTTTTAAAAACCTTGTAA